One genomic segment of Arthrobacter sp. JZ12 includes these proteins:
- a CDS encoding amino acid ABC transporter permease encodes MKPTTRKRLFRGVLYAIFVIAVVVVVLLADWKAIRSNFFDLDVAAEAFPAIITTAAKNTILYTIIAFIGGLIGGLILALMKLSPVGPYRWVATAYIELFRGLPALLVIFAFAFAVPIAFQWRPPGGNAGAGLIALIVVSSAYIAETIRAGIEAVPKGQVEAARSLGMRPSWTLVSVVLPQAFRIITPPLTNELVILIKDTSLLFIAGMALADRELTTFARDLTSSQANSTPLVLAALMYLVITLPLTQLVAKLERHNKRGR; translated from the coding sequence GTGAAACCCACCACCCGCAAGCGTCTCTTCCGGGGTGTTCTGTACGCGATCTTCGTCATCGCCGTCGTAGTCGTTGTGCTCCTCGCTGACTGGAAAGCCATCCGGTCCAACTTCTTCGACCTCGACGTCGCAGCCGAGGCCTTCCCCGCCATCATCACCACGGCCGCGAAGAATACGATCCTCTACACAATCATCGCCTTCATCGGCGGACTGATCGGCGGTCTCATTCTCGCGTTGATGAAACTCTCACCCGTGGGCCCCTACCGCTGGGTAGCCACGGCCTACATCGAGCTGTTCCGCGGCCTGCCGGCGCTTCTCGTCATCTTCGCCTTCGCGTTCGCCGTGCCCATCGCTTTCCAGTGGCGTCCGCCGGGCGGCAACGCCGGAGCAGGCTTGATTGCGCTGATCGTTGTGTCGTCGGCCTATATTGCCGAGACAATCCGCGCCGGCATCGAGGCTGTTCCAAAGGGCCAGGTGGAGGCTGCACGCTCACTGGGCATGCGTCCGTCCTGGACTCTGGTCTCCGTGGTGCTGCCCCAGGCCTTCCGGATCATCACTCCCCCGCTGACCAATGAACTGGTCATCCTGATCAAGGACACGTCGCTGCTGTTCATCGCGGGCATGGCGCTTGCGGACCGCGAGCTCACCACCTTTGCGCGTGACCTGACCTCATCGCAGGCGAACTCCACGCCGCTGGTCCTCGCAGCGCTCATGTACCTGGTGATCACCCTCCCGCTGACCCAGCTGGTTGCCAAGCTGGAACGCCACAACAAGAGAGGCCGATAG
- a CDS encoding amino acid ABC transporter ATP-binding protein, with amino-acid sequence MAAQLPADVPAIEVRELHKSYGENEVLKGIDFHVDQGEVVCVIGPSGSGKSTLLRCVNRLEEPTSGTIMVEGVDITNEDTDLDKVRTRIGMVFQQFNLFPHLSVLRNLTLAQIRAKKRKKSEAEEIARRNLAKVGLADKADAYPSQLSGGQQQRVAIARALSMDPDMMLFDEPTSALDPELVGDVLDVMRQLARDGMTMMVVTHEMGFAREVGDRVVFMDGGVVVEQGDPREVLGNPQHERTRSFLSKVL; translated from the coding sequence ATGGCCGCCCAGCTGCCTGCCGACGTACCCGCCATCGAGGTCCGCGAGCTCCACAAGTCCTACGGCGAGAACGAAGTTCTCAAGGGAATCGACTTCCACGTTGACCAGGGCGAGGTGGTTTGCGTCATCGGCCCATCGGGATCGGGTAAGTCCACCCTCCTGCGTTGCGTGAACCGACTCGAGGAGCCTACCTCCGGGACCATCATGGTGGAGGGCGTTGATATCACGAACGAGGACACCGACCTGGACAAGGTGCGTACCCGCATCGGCATGGTGTTCCAGCAGTTCAACCTCTTCCCCCACCTGAGCGTGCTCCGTAACCTGACCCTGGCTCAGATCCGCGCAAAGAAGCGGAAGAAGTCCGAAGCGGAAGAAATTGCCCGGCGGAACCTCGCCAAGGTGGGGCTCGCCGACAAGGCAGACGCCTACCCCTCCCAACTCTCGGGCGGGCAGCAGCAGCGCGTTGCGATTGCCCGGGCCCTGTCCATGGACCCGGACATGATGCTCTTCGACGAACCCACCAGCGCACTCGACCCCGAACTGGTGGGCGACGTGCTCGATGTCATGCGGCAATTGGCCCGCGATGGCATGACCATGATGGTGGTCACCCACGAGATGGGATTCGCCCGCGAGGTCGGTGACCGGGTTGTCTTCATGGATGGCGGGGTTGTGGTTGAGCAGGGCGACCCACGGGAAGTGTTGGGCAATCCGCAGCACGAGCGGACGCGCAGCTTCCTGTCCAAGGTCCTGTGA
- a CDS encoding D-alanyl-D-alanine carboxypeptidase family protein: MSKLVATGRPRLRARLAAVAVLCLSLLTGLLTAPPATAALPITNPNNVQVLVTKTRPLNPLRYVAPDLVAYPGTGHLLRREVSGQLQSLFAAASRAGAPLAVISGYRSYDQQAALYNSYVAQYGQAVADTISARPGHSEHQTGLAVDVGNANGSCGLGACFADTVGGRWVAANAHRYGFIIRYPNGYQGTTGYTFEPWHLRYVGRSVATEMRTRGIPTMEHYYNGSNPSITAPSDLVAADATGTLWTYPPNYLNGFRPRARLGGGWSTLKAGFNTDWNGDGIQDILAQWNDGRLTLYRGLFGRGFQAPVQIGHGWQNFDIVVGHWVRGSRYPSVVAKDGSGNVWHYPNTSGLGFAAAGISRIGNGWGDMRLTMADWDRDGNQDLLATRSNGQLMLYRSNGVGRFMNEPTRAIGQGWQAMDSMKAISGFQGPGSYGLRARTATGDLRYYPMPGNRWGAASSIGQGWGSYRMFR, translated from the coding sequence ATGTCCAAGCTCGTCGCCACCGGACGTCCGCGCCTGAGGGCGCGCCTCGCTGCGGTCGCCGTCCTCTGTCTTTCGCTTCTCACGGGCTTGCTGACCGCGCCGCCGGCCACGGCAGCGCTGCCCATCACCAATCCGAACAACGTGCAGGTGCTGGTCACCAAGACACGCCCCCTGAACCCGCTGCGCTACGTTGCACCCGACCTGGTGGCCTACCCGGGCACCGGACACTTGCTGCGGCGCGAAGTCTCGGGGCAGCTGCAAAGCCTTTTCGCCGCAGCCAGCCGCGCGGGCGCACCGCTCGCCGTAATCAGCGGCTACCGCTCCTACGATCAGCAGGCCGCTCTCTACAACTCCTACGTGGCGCAGTACGGCCAGGCCGTTGCTGACACCATTTCCGCCCGCCCCGGCCACAGCGAGCACCAGACGGGCCTGGCCGTCGACGTCGGGAACGCCAACGGCTCCTGCGGGCTCGGTGCCTGTTTCGCGGACACCGTAGGCGGTCGCTGGGTTGCAGCCAATGCACACCGCTACGGGTTCATCATCCGCTACCCAAACGGTTACCAGGGCACCACGGGCTACACCTTCGAACCGTGGCACCTGCGGTACGTGGGCCGGTCCGTTGCCACCGAGATGAGGACCCGCGGGATCCCGACCATGGAGCACTACTACAACGGCTCCAACCCCTCCATCACGGCACCTTCCGACCTAGTCGCCGCTGACGCCACCGGCACGCTGTGGACCTACCCGCCGAACTACCTCAACGGTTTCCGCCCGCGGGCTCGGCTCGGCGGCGGTTGGTCAACGCTGAAAGCCGGCTTTAACACCGACTGGAACGGCGACGGCATCCAGGACATCCTCGCCCAGTGGAATGACGGCCGACTGACCCTGTACCGCGGCCTCTTCGGGCGCGGTTTTCAGGCGCCGGTGCAGATCGGACACGGGTGGCAGAACTTCGACATCGTGGTCGGACATTGGGTTCGTGGAAGCCGGTATCCCTCCGTGGTGGCCAAGGACGGCTCCGGCAATGTCTGGCACTACCCGAACACCAGTGGGCTGGGCTTCGCTGCAGCCGGAATCTCGCGGATCGGTAACGGCTGGGGCGATATGAGGCTCACCATGGCGGACTGGGACCGCGACGGAAACCAGGACCTCCTTGCCACCCGGTCCAACGGACAGCTCATGCTTTACCGCTCCAACGGAGTGGGACGGTTCATGAACGAGCCAACCCGGGCCATCGGCCAAGGTTGGCAAGCCATGGACAGCATGAAAGCCATCTCCGGCTTCCAGGGGCCAGGCTCCTACGGACTTCGGGCGCGCACCGCCACCGGAGACCTTCGGTACTACCCGATGCCGGGCAACCGGTGGGGTGCCGCAAGTTCCATCGGTCAGGGCTGGGGCAGCTACCGGATGTTCCGCTGA
- the menD gene encoding 2-succinyl-5-enolpyruvyl-6-hydroxy-3-cyclohexene-1-carboxylic-acid synthase has translation MNSIQSARTVVAVLSAHSVTDVVVAPGSRSAPLAYALAEAAERGEIRLHVRVDERVAGFTALGLALGSERPVAVVTTSGTAVGELLPAVMEANHAGVPLVVLSADRPAELRGTGANQTTRQAGLFGEHVRAAVDIPAGSDPETVLAAALAQAQGNSGPAGPVQVNLGFRDPLVPSDDGGARVPAAGSRQPFPEPVAEGTTTTASPASAKPSRTVVIAGHGAGEIAAVFAQHLRLPLLAEPSSNARFGSSAIGAYRLLLDRFAPRIERVVVFGRPTLSRPVAALLARTDIERALYAPESQAWFEEGRRSEQLIDTLGGLLAFAGTGPDGWLEEWREAGARAEAALQLHLAQEPGLTGLHVADAVWENTTGNLVLGSSNPIRDVDLMASGDWHPLEVYANRGLAGIDGTISTASGIALAAGIPTRLLLGDLTFLHDAGGLLLGLGEQEPDLQIVVLNDSGGGIFGLLEHGEPATLERYGPAVERLFGTPHAADLAALAAGYGVPHRMVATVHELDAVLEAPVRGRSVVEVRTDRNGLRNLHAQVRSAVLAAMER, from the coding sequence GTGAATTCGATCCAAAGCGCCCGGACGGTCGTAGCGGTACTCAGCGCCCATTCCGTGACCGATGTGGTTGTAGCACCGGGATCGAGGAGCGCGCCGTTGGCGTATGCGCTCGCCGAAGCCGCCGAGCGCGGGGAGATCCGGCTGCATGTCCGAGTGGATGAACGGGTAGCGGGCTTCACCGCGTTGGGCCTTGCGCTGGGATCCGAGCGGCCGGTCGCCGTCGTGACTACCTCCGGAACCGCCGTCGGCGAACTGCTGCCCGCAGTGATGGAGGCCAACCACGCGGGAGTGCCGCTCGTGGTCCTCTCCGCGGACCGCCCGGCGGAACTGCGCGGAACCGGAGCCAACCAGACCACCCGCCAGGCGGGCCTGTTCGGTGAACATGTGAGGGCCGCCGTCGACATCCCGGCGGGGTCCGATCCTGAGACGGTGTTGGCCGCGGCGCTCGCCCAAGCGCAGGGAAACTCCGGACCCGCGGGGCCCGTGCAGGTCAATCTGGGGTTCCGCGACCCGCTTGTTCCCTCGGACGACGGCGGCGCACGCGTTCCTGCTGCCGGTAGCCGGCAACCGTTCCCTGAGCCGGTGGCGGAAGGAACGACGACGACGGCGTCCCCGGCTTCAGCGAAGCCCTCCCGTACGGTGGTGATCGCCGGCCACGGCGCGGGGGAGATCGCTGCGGTGTTCGCGCAGCACCTGCGCCTGCCGCTATTGGCCGAGCCGTCGTCGAACGCGCGCTTTGGCTCCTCCGCGATCGGGGCATACCGCCTGCTTCTTGACCGGTTCGCTCCGCGGATTGAGCGCGTTGTGGTGTTTGGCCGTCCCACCCTTTCGAGGCCGGTGGCGGCATTGCTCGCTCGGACGGATATTGAGCGTGCTCTCTACGCACCCGAGTCGCAGGCCTGGTTCGAGGAGGGGAGGCGCAGCGAACAACTGATTGACACGCTCGGGGGGTTGTTGGCGTTCGCCGGCACCGGGCCGGACGGCTGGCTGGAGGAATGGCGGGAGGCCGGCGCCCGTGCGGAGGCTGCCCTTCAGCTGCATCTGGCGCAGGAGCCGGGCCTGACCGGCCTGCATGTCGCTGATGCGGTCTGGGAGAACACCACCGGAAACCTGGTGCTGGGCTCGTCCAACCCCATCCGGGATGTCGATCTGATGGCTTCCGGCGACTGGCATCCGCTGGAGGTCTACGCCAACCGGGGGCTAGCGGGCATCGACGGCACCATCTCGACAGCCTCCGGTATAGCGCTTGCCGCCGGAATTCCCACCCGTCTCCTGCTCGGCGACCTGACCTTCCTGCACGACGCCGGCGGCCTCCTGCTGGGCCTCGGTGAACAGGAACCGGACCTGCAGATCGTGGTACTCAATGATTCCGGGGGAGGCATTTTCGGGCTGCTTGAGCACGGGGAGCCGGCCACTTTGGAACGTTACGGCCCCGCCGTCGAACGTCTATTCGGTACGCCGCACGCCGCGGATCTTGCCGCGTTGGCCGCCGGATACGGCGTCCCGCACCGCATGGTGGCGACCGTACATGAACTTGACGCTGTGCTGGAGGCACCGGTGCGCGGACGCTCGGTGGTGGAGGTCAGGACTGACCGCAACGGCCTGCGGAACCTTCACGCTCAGGTGAGGTCCGCAGTGCTCGCTGCGATGGAGCGCTAG
- a CDS encoding PhoX family phosphatase, with protein sequence MTIESRRRFLPMLDHVKGKRSAVTCALKCDNACAKDVCNTSNNSYMRDIISAEYSRRSMLGVGAVGALTLLLGGNAVAQAPSAQGLSPAAKAGGRLQFSPIAPVESTVDAFTVPKTYSWEPVIRWGDPLFNDTPDFDINNQTPEAQAGQFGYNNDYLDILPLDKKNTRAVLVANHEYTNEGIMFPPTMDPATVRAISKNAHGMGVVELERKAEGFPWKYVRGAKLNRRITMSTPFTLTGPAAGTDLVKTVADSEGRTVLGTLNNCAGGTTPWGTILSGEENFNGYFKVGTPTAEQRRYGLTSTDPGRGWHLDEERFDATAEGYENEPNRFGWIVELDPMDPNSTPVKHTALGRFKHEGANVRVNADGHVVAYMGDDERFDYLYKFVSRDKYIEGNREHNKTLLANGDLFVARFQGDSEGEIDGSGAVPSDGSFDGSGEWIPLTRDGRSAVPGMTIEQVLVYTRLAADRVGPTKLDRPEDVEPNPVTGKVYVACTNNSNRGKGSNAKADETNPRNENRDGHIIEITETNNDATASTFNWNLLMLCGDPAQGDVTYFSGFPVDQVSPISCPDNLAFDSAGNLWISTDGASSGIGYSDGLFKVSLEGADRGKVEQFLAVPGDAETCGPVIHDKEGMVFVAVQHPGEDGTWGAHTSLFPYDGTPAPRPSVVQVFRGKNGKGLRK encoded by the coding sequence ATGACCATTGAATCCCGCCGTCGGTTCCTGCCCATGCTCGACCATGTCAAGGGCAAGCGCAGCGCCGTCACCTGTGCGCTGAAGTGCGACAACGCCTGCGCCAAGGACGTCTGCAACACGTCGAACAACAGCTACATGCGCGACATCATCTCGGCGGAGTACTCGCGCCGCAGCATGCTGGGCGTCGGTGCCGTCGGGGCGCTGACCCTGCTCCTCGGCGGCAACGCCGTAGCCCAGGCTCCCTCTGCCCAGGGCCTCTCCCCCGCAGCCAAGGCGGGCGGCCGTCTGCAGTTCTCCCCGATCGCCCCCGTTGAATCCACGGTGGACGCCTTCACCGTGCCGAAGACCTACTCGTGGGAGCCGGTCATCCGCTGGGGCGACCCGTTGTTCAACGACACCCCGGACTTCGACATCAACAACCAGACACCTGAAGCTCAGGCCGGCCAGTTCGGTTACAACAACGACTACCTGGACATCCTGCCGCTGGACAAGAAGAACACCCGCGCTGTGCTCGTGGCCAACCACGAGTACACCAACGAGGGCATCATGTTCCCCCCGACCATGGATCCGGCCACCGTTCGCGCCATATCGAAGAACGCCCACGGCATGGGTGTCGTTGAGCTGGAACGCAAGGCGGAAGGCTTCCCGTGGAAGTACGTCCGCGGAGCCAAGCTGAACCGCCGTATCACCATGTCCACGCCGTTCACCCTGACCGGTCCCGCAGCCGGCACCGACCTGGTCAAGACCGTTGCCGATTCCGAGGGACGCACCGTTCTGGGTACGCTGAACAACTGTGCCGGTGGAACCACTCCCTGGGGCACCATTCTCTCCGGCGAGGAGAACTTCAACGGATACTTCAAGGTGGGAACTCCGACGGCTGAGCAGCGCCGCTACGGCCTCACCAGCACCGACCCGGGCCGCGGCTGGCATCTGGACGAGGAGCGCTTCGACGCCACCGCTGAAGGCTACGAGAATGAGCCGAACCGCTTTGGCTGGATTGTCGAACTGGACCCGATGGATCCCAACTCCACCCCCGTGAAGCACACCGCCCTGGGCCGGTTCAAGCATGAAGGCGCGAACGTTCGGGTCAATGCCGACGGTCACGTTGTGGCCTACATGGGCGACGACGAGCGTTTCGACTACCTGTACAAGTTCGTTTCCCGAGACAAGTACATCGAGGGCAACCGCGAGCACAACAAAACCCTCCTGGCCAACGGTGACCTTTTCGTTGCCCGTTTCCAGGGCGACTCTGAGGGTGAAATCGACGGATCGGGCGCAGTGCCGTCCGACGGCTCCTTTGACGGCTCCGGCGAGTGGATTCCGCTGACCCGCGACGGCCGAAGCGCGGTACCCGGCATGACCATCGAACAGGTACTCGTCTACACCCGACTCGCCGCTGACAGGGTTGGCCCCACCAAGCTGGACCGCCCCGAGGACGTCGAGCCCAACCCGGTCACAGGCAAGGTCTACGTCGCCTGCACCAACAACTCCAACCGCGGCAAGGGCTCCAACGCGAAGGCTGACGAGACGAATCCCCGCAACGAGAACCGCGACGGCCACATCATCGAGATCACCGAGACGAACAACGACGCCACGGCATCGACCTTCAACTGGAACTTGCTGATGCTCTGCGGTGACCCCGCACAGGGCGACGTCACCTACTTCAGCGGCTTCCCGGTGGACCAGGTCTCCCCGATCTCCTGCCCCGACAACCTGGCCTTCGACTCCGCGGGCAACCTGTGGATCTCCACCGACGGCGCTTCTTCCGGCATCGGCTACAGCGACGGCTTGTTCAAGGTCAGCCTCGAGGGCGCAGATCGCGGCAAGGTGGAGCAGTTCCTCGCGGTTCCGGGTGACGCCGAGACCTGTGGTCCGGTCATCCACGACAAGGAAGGCATGGTCTTCGTCGCCGTTCAGCACCCGGGCGAGGACGGCACGTGGGGCGCTCACACCTCGCTGTTCCCCTATGACGGAACCCCTGCTCCCCGCCCGTCGGTGGTCCAGGTCTTCCGCGGCAAGAACGGCAAGGGCCTGCGCAAGTAG
- a CDS encoding o-succinylbenzoate synthase, whose translation MELPSLEQVLQSARVVSLPMRVRFRGVAHREALLLRGPAGWGEFSPFPEYDDVEAAAWLQAGLEAAWLGHTAPVRSAVSVNATVPAVEAAGVERVLARFGAVEAVKIKVAECGQNLDDDVARVAEVRRLLPAAKLRVDANGGWTTDAALEALERLADFDLEYAEQPVLDLDGLRRVRLELRRRSVPVLIAADESVRKAEDPLRVAREDAADLLIVKVAPLGGVRRALDIVARSGLPAVVSSALDTSVGISAGVALAASLPELRYACGLGTLALMEGDVTDRPLAPVDGLLEPRRVTVSEELLERHAASPAGTQWWLDRLQRVHRVLTGGT comes from the coding sequence ATGGAGTTGCCATCCCTCGAACAGGTTCTGCAATCAGCGCGGGTTGTCTCCCTGCCCATGCGCGTCCGGTTCCGGGGGGTGGCTCATCGGGAGGCGCTGCTGCTGCGGGGCCCGGCCGGTTGGGGCGAGTTCTCGCCCTTCCCCGAATACGACGACGTTGAGGCGGCTGCCTGGCTTCAGGCAGGCCTGGAAGCGGCCTGGCTCGGGCACACCGCTCCGGTACGGAGCGCGGTTTCAGTCAACGCAACAGTGCCCGCGGTGGAGGCTGCCGGCGTCGAACGGGTGCTTGCTCGCTTCGGCGCCGTGGAAGCGGTCAAGATCAAAGTCGCTGAGTGCGGGCAGAACCTGGACGACGACGTCGCGCGCGTGGCCGAGGTGCGCCGCCTCCTTCCTGCCGCCAAGCTGCGCGTTGACGCCAACGGCGGCTGGACTACGGATGCGGCGCTGGAGGCACTGGAGCGCCTCGCAGACTTCGACCTTGAGTATGCCGAGCAGCCGGTCCTTGACCTGGATGGTCTACGGCGGGTTCGACTCGAGCTGCGCAGGCGGAGCGTACCGGTGCTGATCGCCGCGGATGAAAGCGTCCGCAAGGCGGAGGACCCGCTGCGGGTCGCGCGCGAGGACGCGGCCGATCTGCTGATCGTGAAGGTGGCGCCGCTGGGCGGGGTGCGGCGTGCGTTGGACATCGTCGCGCGATCGGGGCTACCCGCCGTCGTCAGTTCAGCACTGGATACGTCGGTGGGAATCAGTGCCGGCGTGGCGCTGGCCGCGTCGCTGCCGGAGCTGCGGTACGCGTGCGGTCTTGGGACGCTGGCCCTGATGGAGGGCGACGTGACGGACCGCCCACTGGCGCCCGTTGACGGGTTGCTGGAACCGCGGCGGGTGACGGTTTCGGAAGAACTCCTCGAACGCCATGCGGCGTCACCGGCAGGTACGCAGTGGTGGCTGGACCGCCTACAGCGTGTGCATCGGGTGCTGACTGGCGGGACTTAA
- a CDS encoding fibronectin type III domain-containing protein: MGSHNHVGPGRSGWMTRGRVSGLLAGTTTLALAAGGATVVMAANPPTGPGNIEIFAKRDMVAIEGYTSQAGEKAVIKVTRGDQVIGTASGVVDDTGFLEVNHPGGSCWDIVTPNITGGDVVTVEFPDGSGDGAVTGSAIITKVSREDSAATPEAGDVEGKVIVTGTYGPDVDTSKFGVEIVNPDMRDMGIGERAIGWPDDEVPAGYTVEGKAEAGTFTVTYGFFSKAETDAAFAGDPSVASWQAEPVGVEAQLGLTISEFKEIDGPGFGGCPAGPAGQAPNAPTNAFASAAGNGGINVTWNKATVPADAPPITGYQVIAEDTALGQEVSLKVGSEATNATLRGLVDKQVYPVKVVALNGQSSTAAGAGSVTVTAGAVNTATPPTAPGNVAVKDGSLAGSADVTWTAATANGSAVTGYKVEALDSAGTAVKTVEAAAGATTAKVEGLTPGTAYSFVVTALSAAGNTPAAAVNFTVVQADLKAPTAPTVVRTTTGNGSVTVEWQPGVAANTPITGYVLTATPSTGTPVEVKTEAAARTATASGLTNGTSYSLKLVATSAGGDSPGATFSAGASATVTPADQLTGTAEFRSDRREWRLGGSASITANNTITATNASGTTIGTATVAADGSWTIRTRNSTVPFTSTIKLTSSAGGSATISATSR; the protein is encoded by the coding sequence ATGGGTTCTCACAATCACGTTGGTCCCGGCCGTTCCGGCTGGATGACGCGAGGGCGCGTCTCCGGTTTGCTCGCTGGAACCACCACGCTGGCGCTTGCCGCGGGCGGAGCAACGGTTGTCATGGCAGCCAACCCACCGACTGGCCCTGGAAATATCGAGATCTTCGCCAAGCGCGACATGGTCGCGATCGAGGGCTACACAAGCCAGGCGGGCGAGAAGGCGGTCATCAAAGTCACCCGCGGCGACCAGGTCATCGGCACAGCCAGCGGCGTCGTCGATGACACCGGTTTCCTGGAGGTCAACCACCCCGGCGGTTCGTGCTGGGACATCGTCACGCCGAACATCACCGGCGGCGACGTGGTCACCGTCGAATTCCCTGACGGCAGCGGCGACGGCGCGGTCACAGGATCGGCCATCATCACCAAGGTGTCCCGGGAGGACTCGGCGGCCACTCCGGAGGCTGGCGACGTAGAGGGCAAGGTCATCGTCACAGGTACATACGGACCGGACGTCGACACCAGCAAGTTCGGTGTCGAAATCGTCAATCCGGACATGCGGGACATGGGCATCGGCGAACGTGCCATCGGCTGGCCGGACGATGAGGTACCGGCTGGCTACACCGTAGAAGGCAAGGCGGAAGCAGGCACGTTCACGGTGACCTACGGGTTCTTCTCGAAGGCCGAGACCGATGCTGCCTTCGCCGGTGATCCGTCCGTGGCCAGCTGGCAGGCCGAACCAGTCGGCGTCGAGGCACAGCTTGGCCTCACCATTTCCGAATTCAAGGAGATCGACGGCCCGGGCTTCGGTGGCTGCCCTGCAGGTCCAGCCGGCCAGGCGCCCAACGCTCCAACGAACGCATTCGCCAGCGCTGCGGGCAACGGTGGCATCAACGTCACCTGGAACAAGGCCACTGTTCCCGCCGACGCCCCACCCATCACCGGTTACCAGGTGATCGCCGAGGACACCGCCCTTGGCCAGGAAGTCAGCCTGAAGGTGGGTTCGGAAGCCACGAACGCTACGCTGCGCGGTCTCGTTGACAAGCAGGTCTATCCCGTCAAGGTAGTAGCCCTCAACGGTCAGTCCAGCACCGCCGCGGGAGCGGGCAGCGTTACGGTCACTGCGGGGGCAGTGAACACGGCTACTCCTCCGACTGCGCCGGGCAACGTGGCTGTCAAGGATGGTTCCCTCGCCGGGTCCGCCGACGTCACGTGGACCGCCGCAACCGCCAACGGTTCAGCGGTGACCGGATACAAGGTCGAGGCGCTCGACTCCGCCGGAACCGCGGTGAAGACCGTCGAAGCCGCAGCCGGAGCGACCACGGCAAAAGTTGAAGGACTTACTCCGGGCACTGCATACAGCTTCGTCGTCACTGCACTGAGCGCCGCAGGAAACACCCCTGCCGCGGCTGTGAATTTCACCGTCGTCCAGGCCGACCTCAAGGCACCGACCGCGCCTACCGTCGTCCGCACGACTACCGGCAATGGCAGCGTCACTGTTGAGTGGCAGCCCGGCGTTGCGGCGAACACCCCGATCACCGGTTACGTCCTGACGGCTACCCCCTCAACCGGCACTCCGGTTGAGGTCAAGACGGAGGCCGCTGCCCGCACCGCGACCGCGAGCGGACTGACCAACGGCACAAGCTACTCGCTGAAGCTAGTCGCAACCAGCGCCGGCGGAGACAGCCCGGGGGCAACCTTCTCCGCAGGTGCCTCGGCAACCGTGACACCGGCAGACCAGCTCACAGGCACCGCGGAGTTCCGGTCGGACCGACGTGAGTGGCGGCTTGGAGGCAGCGCCAGCATCACCGCCAACAACACCATCACCGCAACGAACGCAAGCGGCACAACGATCGGGACGGCCACCGTTGCCGCGGACGGAAGTTGGACCATCCGGACCCGGAACTCGACCGTCCCGTTCACATCCACTATCAAGCTGACCTCGTCGGCGGGCGGTAGCGCGACCATCTCGGCGACGTCCAGGTAA
- a CDS encoding phosphatase PAP2 family protein: MSTQHKPPAQRTRTAARHPVLFVLGSLACLVALGWTYWAFVRTTTGQFADESAWREAGIAAPDTQGPFLQFLDSLPVISVFIAAAVILFVTLARRRWASAVIALGTIAGANLTTQVLKNFLLDRPDRGVPTLDFNSLPSGHTTLAASAAAAIFLVVTPRWRPLAAAVGGFYSVVAGSATFINLWHRPADVVAAFLVVGAWTLLGGLLIMRLGNPWNVWTGFGEHWAASRLWLVLCWACGAIGLGLSVALYVSVQLAGPAPVPGTAGIPLFFWFGLALIIGVGFTLSAVACWFFSAQARLRS; this comes from the coding sequence GTGAGCACCCAGCACAAGCCCCCGGCACAACGCACCCGGACCGCAGCTCGGCATCCGGTCCTGTTCGTTCTCGGTTCGCTCGCCTGCCTCGTTGCCCTCGGCTGGACCTACTGGGCTTTTGTCCGAACCACCACCGGCCAGTTCGCGGACGAATCGGCCTGGCGGGAAGCAGGCATCGCGGCCCCCGATACTCAGGGCCCCTTTCTGCAGTTCCTCGACAGCCTTCCGGTGATTTCCGTTTTCATCGCCGCCGCCGTGATTTTGTTCGTCACGCTTGCACGACGGCGGTGGGCCTCCGCCGTCATTGCCCTCGGTACGATTGCGGGCGCCAATCTCACTACGCAGGTGCTCAAGAACTTCCTGCTGGACCGCCCCGACCGCGGGGTTCCCACACTGGACTTCAATTCCCTTCCCTCGGGCCACACCACGCTCGCGGCGTCGGCGGCGGCAGCGATCTTCTTGGTGGTCACGCCACGCTGGCGCCCGCTGGCTGCAGCGGTTGGAGGCTTTTATTCCGTGGTGGCGGGTTCGGCCACATTCATCAACCTCTGGCACCGTCCGGCCGACGTTGTGGCAGCCTTCCTCGTGGTCGGGGCCTGGACGCTGCTGGGCGGCCTGCTCATCATGCGACTGGGCAACCCCTGGAATGTCTGGACTGGGTTCGGCGAGCACTGGGCGGCGTCCAGGCTGTGGCTGGTGCTCTGCTGGGCCTGCGGGGCCATCGGGCTGGGCCTATCGGTGGCGCTGTACGTGTCGGTCCAACTGGCGGGCCCGGCTCCTGTGCCGGGAACCGCCGGTATCCCGCTGTTCTTCTGGTTCGGTCTTGCGTTGATTATCGGCGTGGGATTCACGCTGAGCGCCGTTGCTTGCTGGTTCTTCTCAGCCCAGGCACGCCTGCGGAGCTAG